The following coding sequences lie in one Bacteroidota bacterium genomic window:
- a CDS encoding flagellin, whose translation TNTEGARSRVFDADFAREQLRVAKLQILQQTATVALAQANANPQAVLALFRQ comes from the coding sequence ACGAACACCGAGGGGGCGCGCAGCCGGGTCTTCGATGCGGACTTCGCCCGCGAGCAGCTGCGTGTGGCCAAGCTGCAGATCCTGCAGCAGACGGCCACGGTCGCCCTGGCGCAGGCCAACGCCAACCCACAGGCGGTGCTCGCTCTG